Proteins encoded in a region of the Paenibacillus sp. W2I17 genome:
- a CDS encoding UDP-N-acetylmuramoyl-L-alanyl-D-glutamate--2,6-diaminopimelate ligase produces the protein MLLKQFASMLTTARLVGESNTECQNLQTDSRQVKPGDLFICLPGHTVDGHDYAEKAVNAGAVALVVERQLDLPVPQLLVKDSRFAMAVLADFFFDSPSQKMNMIGVTGTNGKTTTTYLIEKIMSDYGRKTGLIGTIQMRYDGRTYPMSGTTPEALDLQRSLHDMVQKGTECCVMEVSSHALEQGRVKGTNFRTAVFTNLTQDHLDYHHSMEEYRGAKGLFFARLGNGYTEDVSQRKFAVINADDPAAAYFISVTAAEVITYGMGEKADVRASQISITSQGTSFHVDTFAGSTDIRLRMVGKFNVYNAMAAISAALVEGIPLEEIKCSLETVPGVDGRVEGVDEGQPFAVIVDYAHTPDGLENVLRTVKEFAEGRVICVFGCGGDRDRTKRPLMGKIAANYSDFVLVTSDNPRTEDPDLILKDIEQGLIEESVPAERYTMIVDRRQAIHEAIEMASPADVVLIAGKGHETYQIIGTTKTDFDDRIIAKEAIRGKSN, from the coding sequence GTGCTTTTAAAACAATTTGCATCGATGCTGACCACCGCCCGCCTCGTGGGCGAATCAAATACAGAATGTCAAAACCTTCAGACAGATTCCCGGCAGGTAAAACCGGGTGATCTGTTTATCTGTCTTCCGGGACATACGGTAGATGGTCATGATTATGCAGAAAAAGCTGTAAATGCCGGTGCAGTTGCATTGGTGGTTGAACGGCAGCTGGACCTGCCTGTACCACAATTGCTGGTGAAGGACAGCCGATTTGCGATGGCTGTTCTGGCAGATTTCTTTTTTGACTCGCCAAGCCAAAAAATGAATATGATTGGTGTAACGGGAACGAACGGAAAAACAACGACCACCTATTTGATTGAAAAAATCATGAGTGATTACGGACGCAAGACGGGATTAATCGGTACTATTCAAATGCGGTATGACGGTCGCACCTACCCGATGTCAGGAACAACACCAGAGGCGCTTGATCTGCAGCGTAGTCTGCATGATATGGTTCAGAAGGGTACGGAATGCTGTGTTATGGAAGTTTCTTCTCACGCATTGGAACAAGGGCGAGTAAAGGGAACAAATTTCCGTACTGCCGTATTCACTAACCTGACGCAGGATCATTTGGACTACCACCATTCCATGGAGGAATATCGCGGGGCCAAAGGATTGTTCTTTGCACGTCTGGGTAACGGTTATACGGAAGATGTCTCACAGCGTAAATTCGCTGTCATCAATGCAGATGATCCGGCTGCGGCTTATTTCATCTCTGTGACTGCGGCTGAAGTGATTACATATGGCATGGGTGAAAAGGCGGATGTACGCGCATCCCAAATCTCAATCACGTCTCAGGGAACTTCTTTCCACGTGGATACATTTGCAGGCAGTACGGATATTCGCTTGCGTATGGTAGGCAAATTCAATGTGTACAATGCAATGGCAGCCATCTCTGCAGCGCTGGTGGAGGGTATTCCGCTGGAAGAGATCAAGTGCAGTCTGGAGACGGTTCCGGGCGTGGATGGACGTGTTGAAGGAGTGGACGAAGGGCAGCCATTTGCTGTTATTGTCGATTATGCCCATACACCGGATGGACTGGAGAATGTGCTGCGGACGGTGAAAGAATTTGCCGAAGGACGTGTAATTTGCGTGTTTGGCTGTGGTGGTGACAGGGACCGTACCAAACGCCCTCTCATGGGGAAAATTGCTGCGAATTATAGTGATTTTGTACTGGTTACTTCCGATAATCCACGGACAGAAGATCCGGATCTGATTCTCAAAGACATTGAACAGGGCCTGATTGAAGAATCCGTTCCTGCTGAACGTTATACGATGATTGTGGATCGACGCCAGGCGATTCATGAAGCTATTGAAATGGCAAGCCCAGCCGATGTAGTATTGATTGCGGGCAAGGGTCACGAGACCTATCAGATTATCGGCACAACCAAAACCGATTTTGATGACCGAATCATAGCCAAAGAAGCGATAAGGGGCAAATCCAATTGA
- the murF gene encoding UDP-N-acetylmuramoyl-tripeptide--D-alanyl-D-alanine ligase, whose protein sequence is MKRTLAQLAEMCGGTLSDVAAHGNVMVEGVFTDSRKPLEGSLFIPLVGERFDGHEFVQACLEKGAAGAIWQKDHGIPPQGAVIVVDDTLVALQALASAYLTENKAAVVGITGSNGKTTTKDIVDAILSTTFKVHKTQGNFNNHIGLPLTVLSMDPNTEIIILEMGMSGRGEINDLSVIAQPDVAIITNIGESHLLQLGSRLEIARAKAEIAAGLKPGGLLIYNGDEPLIAQVLEEPATKQPDGLQRFTFGLQTDNDDYPTGLMNAQNRVVFTTKQYGDHAFTLPLLGTHNVVNCLAALAVARHFKVTTEQIAAGLSRLKLTGMRIEVTQGVSGLTLLNDAYNASPTSMKAAIDVLEGLKGYRMKVAVLGDMLELGPQEQDLHLGIGEYITSAKMDMVLVYGPLSAHIAEGARKHMPAEAVHAFIDKEEMTRYLLEKLHPRDVVLFKASRGMKLEDVVEALQIAPLQNRVD, encoded by the coding sequence ATAAAAAGAACATTGGCACAATTGGCCGAGATGTGTGGAGGAACATTAAGTGACGTTGCCGCTCATGGCAATGTAATGGTCGAAGGGGTGTTTACCGATTCGCGTAAACCTCTGGAAGGCAGTTTATTTATTCCGCTAGTGGGTGAAAGGTTTGACGGACACGAATTTGTGCAAGCCTGTCTGGAAAAGGGGGCTGCAGGCGCGATCTGGCAAAAGGATCATGGTATTCCGCCACAAGGAGCTGTCATTGTTGTTGACGACACACTTGTCGCACTGCAAGCACTCGCATCTGCTTATCTAACGGAGAATAAAGCGGCTGTAGTCGGCATTACAGGCAGCAACGGCAAGACAACAACAAAGGACATCGTTGATGCCATTCTCTCAACGACGTTCAAAGTGCATAAGACGCAAGGAAACTTCAATAATCACATTGGTTTACCACTGACTGTACTAAGCATGGACCCGAATACCGAGATTATCATTTTGGAGATGGGTATGAGTGGTCGCGGGGAGATTAACGATTTGTCGGTTATTGCGCAGCCTGATGTAGCAATCATTACGAATATTGGTGAATCTCATCTGCTTCAGCTGGGGTCCAGATTGGAGATTGCCAGAGCCAAAGCCGAGATTGCCGCGGGATTGAAGCCTGGCGGGTTACTGATCTACAACGGAGACGAGCCTTTAATTGCGCAAGTTCTTGAAGAACCCGCAACGAAACAACCCGATGGATTGCAGCGGTTTACATTTGGTCTGCAAACCGATAATGATGACTATCCTACCGGACTCATGAATGCGCAGAACAGGGTTGTTTTCACCACCAAACAGTATGGAGATCATGCATTTACGCTCCCTCTGCTGGGAACGCATAATGTCGTTAACTGTCTGGCTGCCCTCGCTGTAGCCCGTCATTTCAAAGTGACGACGGAGCAGATTGCCGCGGGATTGTCTCGCTTGAAACTGACAGGCATGCGTATTGAGGTTACTCAAGGCGTTAGTGGTCTAACCCTGCTAAATGATGCATACAATGCAAGTCCAACCTCCATGAAGGCCGCAATTGATGTACTAGAAGGTCTGAAAGGATACCGCATGAAAGTGGCTGTGCTTGGTGATATGCTTGAACTCGGTCCTCAGGAGCAGGATTTGCATCTTGGAATTGGTGAGTATATTACATCTGCCAAAATGGACATGGTGCTCGTATATGGCCCGCTATCAGCACATATTGCTGAAGGAGCAAGAAAGCATATGCCGGCAGAGGCTGTGCATGCTTTTATAGATAAAGAAGAAATGACCCGTTATCTACTGGAGAAACTACATCCCAGAGACGTTGTCTTGTTCAAAGCCTCAAGAGGCATGAAGCTGGAGGACGTGGTCGAAGCACTACAAATAGCACCATTACAGAATCGAGTAGACTAG
- the mraY gene encoding phospho-N-acetylmuramoyl-pentapeptide-transferase, with amino-acid sequence MDFQVLLLTIGVSFILAVIAAPLLIPLLRRMKFGQQVREDGPQSHLKKSGTPTMGGVVILVAFTLAFLKFSAVKNTDFYVLLVATLGFGLIGFLDDYIKIVFKRSLGLTARQKMLGQLFFSAVMCFLLIQNGHSTAISIPGTSFSFDWTGWFYYPFVVFMMLAITNAVNFTDGLDGLLSGVSAIAFGAFAIVAMQATSMPAAVCAAAMIGAVLGFLVYNAHPAKVFMGDTGSLGIGGAIGAVAIVTKTELLFVIIGGIFVIEILSVIIQVVSFKTRGKRVFKMSPIHHHFELSGWSEWRVVITFWAVGAILAALGLYLNKGL; translated from the coding sequence ATGGATTTTCAGGTATTACTGTTAACAATCGGTGTTTCATTTATTCTGGCGGTGATTGCCGCACCGCTCCTGATTCCGCTGTTACGTCGAATGAAATTCGGACAGCAAGTTAGGGAAGATGGGCCTCAGAGCCATTTGAAAAAAAGCGGAACACCTACAATGGGTGGAGTCGTCATTTTAGTTGCGTTCACATTGGCCTTTTTGAAATTTTCAGCAGTCAAGAATACAGACTTTTATGTCTTGCTCGTGGCTACGCTGGGATTCGGGCTGATTGGCTTCCTGGATGATTACATCAAAATTGTGTTCAAACGTTCATTGGGACTGACGGCCAGACAAAAAATGCTGGGCCAATTGTTCTTCAGTGCAGTGATGTGTTTCTTGCTGATCCAGAATGGACACAGCACAGCCATCTCTATTCCGGGCACGTCATTCTCGTTTGACTGGACCGGATGGTTCTATTATCCATTTGTCGTATTCATGATGCTTGCCATTACCAATGCGGTTAACTTTACCGACGGTCTGGATGGTTTGCTGTCAGGGGTAAGTGCAATTGCCTTTGGCGCGTTTGCCATTGTGGCGATGCAAGCCACGTCGATGCCGGCAGCAGTGTGTGCAGCAGCGATGATCGGAGCTGTACTCGGTTTTCTGGTATACAATGCACATCCGGCTAAAGTGTTTATGGGAGACACCGGTTCTCTGGGTATTGGCGGTGCGATTGGTGCGGTAGCGATTGTAACCAAGACAGAGCTTCTATTTGTCATCATTGGCGGTATTTTTGTTATCGAGATCCTGTCTGTCATCATTCAAGTGGTATCTTTCAAGACTCGTGGCAAGCGTGTATTTAAAATGAGCCCCATTCACCATCACTTTGAATTAAGTGGTTGGTCAGAATGGCGGGTTGTTATTACCTTTTGGGCGGTAGGCGCAATTTTGGCCGCTCTTGGACTTTATCTCAACAAGGGGTTGTAA
- the murD gene encoding UDP-N-acetylmuramoyl-L-alanine--D-glutamate ligase: MNHPESYRGQQVVVLGLAKSGVQVAKVLDRAGAKVTVNDKKEREQCPEASELEALGISVVCGGHPDDLIHSGVKLVVKNPGIPYHAAPVQQAMALGIEVVTEVEVAYHLCAAPMIGITGSNGKTTTTTWVGKMLEHAGLKPIVAGNIGTPLCEAAEQASPDNWMVVELSSFQLKGTVDFRPRIASLLNVAETHLDYHGNMDDYVASKAKLFANQQPDDVAILNWDDAVCRGLVPYIKGRLIPFSVTEKLDTGVYADPPYVDGEEDDVKRQVIYADENGDHHIIIDVEDIGLPGRFNVENALAAVAIAVAAGADPAVLAAPLADFKGVEHRLEYVLEHNGSAYYNNSKATNSKATVMALNSFKEPVVLIAGGLDRGSDMMELLPLFQERVKAVVAIGETRTKIAKVAELAGLKQIKVVDNEEDAARTLTVAVQEASKLASAGDVVLLSPACASWDMFASYEERGRIFKEAAHNL; encoded by the coding sequence ATGAACCATCCTGAATCATATCGCGGACAACAAGTAGTTGTGCTCGGATTGGCCAAAAGCGGCGTACAGGTCGCCAAAGTGCTGGATCGCGCCGGAGCGAAGGTTACAGTAAATGATAAAAAAGAGAGAGAGCAATGTCCCGAAGCTTCCGAATTGGAGGCTTTGGGAATTTCTGTTGTATGCGGAGGACATCCGGATGATCTGATTCACAGTGGTGTGAAGCTGGTCGTTAAAAACCCGGGTATCCCATACCATGCAGCTCCTGTGCAGCAAGCTATGGCATTGGGCATTGAAGTGGTGACCGAAGTAGAGGTAGCTTATCATCTATGTGCTGCACCCATGATCGGGATTACGGGTTCCAACGGAAAAACAACAACGACCACTTGGGTGGGTAAAATGTTGGAGCATGCCGGCCTCAAGCCGATCGTTGCCGGTAATATCGGAACACCTCTCTGTGAAGCGGCAGAGCAAGCTTCTCCAGATAACTGGATGGTTGTTGAACTTAGCAGTTTCCAGCTCAAAGGAACGGTTGATTTCCGTCCTCGGATTGCCAGCTTGCTTAACGTTGCAGAGACGCATCTGGATTATCACGGGAACATGGATGATTATGTGGCTTCCAAAGCAAAACTGTTCGCCAATCAGCAGCCTGACGACGTAGCCATTCTAAATTGGGATGATGCGGTATGTCGTGGTCTGGTTCCTTACATCAAAGGCAGATTGATCCCCTTCTCAGTGACAGAGAAATTGGATACAGGTGTGTATGCAGATCCCCCTTATGTGGATGGAGAAGAGGATGATGTGAAGCGTCAGGTAATCTACGCGGATGAAAACGGAGATCACCACATCATTATCGACGTTGAGGACATTGGCCTTCCTGGGCGATTTAATGTGGAAAATGCACTGGCTGCTGTGGCGATTGCTGTAGCGGCAGGAGCTGATCCTGCGGTGCTGGCTGCTCCGCTTGCAGACTTCAAGGGAGTTGAACACCGACTTGAATATGTCCTGGAGCATAACGGCTCTGCATACTACAACAACTCCAAAGCGACCAATTCGAAAGCTACGGTTATGGCCCTGAATTCGTTCAAGGAACCGGTTGTATTAATTGCTGGAGGGTTGGACCGCGGGTCAGACATGATGGAGTTGTTACCCTTGTTCCAGGAACGGGTAAAAGCTGTCGTTGCAATTGGAGAGACACGGACAAAAATTGCCAAGGTCGCGGAACTTGCCGGATTAAAGCAAATTAAGGTCGTCGATAATGAGGAGGACGCTGCCCGGACGTTAACCGTTGCTGTGCAGGAAGCATCGAAGCTTGCCAGTGCCGGTGATGTCGTTTTGTTATCCCCGGCATGTGCAAGTTGGGACATGTTTGCTTCCTATGAAGAGCGGGGACGCATTTTTAAAGAGGCGGCGCATAACTTGTAA
- the spoVE gene encoding stage V sporulation protein E, whose amino-acid sequence MKQTRPAPDIWLLICILALLAIGIIMVYSAGSVLAFHDYGDSFYFVKRQALFAVLGLVAMFVTANVDYRVWRKYAKPILIACFIMLIAVLIPGIGVVRGGARSWLGIGSFGIQPSEFMKLGMILFLAHWLSKEPGKIKTFTTGLLPPLGLIGLAFGIIMLQPDLGTGTVMMGASMLIIFTAGARMKHLSLLALGGVAGFAALIAAAPYRLQRITAFLDPWSDPLGAGYQIIQSLYAIGPGGLAGLGLGMSRQKYSYVPEPQTDFIFSILAEELGFIGGMIVLLLFLVLVWRGMRVAMTVPDAFGSLLGVGIVGMVAVQVIINIGVVIGMMPVTGITLPLISYGGSSLTLMLTALGILVNLSRYAR is encoded by the coding sequence ATGAAACAGACGCGACCGGCACCAGATATTTGGTTGCTGATTTGTATTTTGGCATTGCTTGCCATCGGCATTATTATGGTATATAGTGCGGGCTCGGTGCTTGCCTTTCATGACTATGGCGATTCATTTTATTTTGTAAAAAGACAGGCCCTGTTTGCGGTGCTTGGGCTTGTGGCCATGTTCGTAACTGCTAACGTAGACTACCGGGTGTGGAGGAAATATGCCAAGCCTATATTGATTGCCTGTTTTATCATGCTTATTGCGGTGCTCATTCCTGGAATCGGTGTGGTTCGCGGTGGTGCACGAAGTTGGCTGGGCATTGGTTCGTTCGGTATTCAGCCCTCAGAATTCATGAAGCTGGGCATGATTCTGTTTCTCGCTCACTGGCTGAGCAAGGAACCGGGTAAAATCAAAACCTTCACAACGGGGCTTCTGCCACCGCTGGGATTGATCGGTTTGGCTTTTGGGATTATTATGCTGCAACCTGATTTGGGGACTGGCACCGTGATGATGGGCGCATCGATGCTTATTATTTTCACAGCCGGAGCGCGAATGAAACATCTGAGCTTGCTTGCTCTTGGCGGCGTAGCGGGGTTTGCAGCTTTGATTGCAGCAGCACCCTATCGGTTGCAGCGTATCACAGCGTTTTTGGACCCGTGGTCCGATCCGCTGGGTGCCGGATATCAGATCATTCAATCCTTATACGCGATTGGTCCTGGTGGACTGGCGGGATTGGGACTGGGTATGAGTCGGCAGAAGTACAGTTATGTACCTGAACCTCAAACGGACTTTATTTTTAGTATTTTAGCCGAAGAACTCGGCTTTATAGGTGGAATGATTGTATTATTGTTGTTTCTGGTGCTGGTGTGGAGAGGGATGCGTGTAGCCATGACCGTTCCGGATGCCTTTGGCAGTCTGCTTGGTGTTGGTATCGTAGGAATGGTCGCCGTACAAGTCATTATTAACATTGGTGTTGTCATTGGCATGATGCCTGTTACGGGCATTACATTGCCTCTGATCAGTTACGGCGGATCATCATTGACCCTCATGCTTACAGCACTGGGCATTTTAGTGAATTTATCCCGTTATGCGAGGTGA
- the murG gene encoding undecaprenyldiphospho-muramoylpentapeptide beta-N-acetylglucosaminyltransferase, whose product MRVVLSGGGTGGHIYPAVAIARQCEAENPDSTFLYIGGTRGLESKLVPQENIPFKSIDITGFRRKLSIDNLKTVMRFIQGVRKSKKMLKEFKPDVVIGTGGYVCGPVVYAATKLGIPSIIHEQNAIPGLTNKFLMRYVDTVAVSFEGSEKSFSGAKKVIYTGNPRATTVAQASRDRGFATLGVPMNSRVVLVVGGSRGAKAINQAMVDMAPLLEQLDDVHVVYVTGDTYFDETREAIRSSLGTMPNHLHVLPYVHNMPEVLACTSLIVNRAGASFLAEITSLGIPSILIPSPNVTNNHQEANARTLEGGGASLTMLEKDLTGKALYEAIAKIMNDESGRKRMAEASRKLGKPDAAEVLVHEIQRLAARR is encoded by the coding sequence ATGCGAGTCGTTCTAAGCGGTGGCGGTACGGGTGGACATATCTATCCGGCCGTTGCCATAGCAAGACAATGCGAGGCGGAGAACCCGGACTCGACATTTCTATACATCGGAGGAACCAGAGGGCTGGAAAGCAAGCTGGTTCCCCAAGAAAATATTCCTTTTAAATCCATTGATATTACAGGCTTTCGACGGAAATTGTCCATCGACAACCTGAAAACGGTCATGCGTTTCATTCAAGGTGTACGCAAGTCCAAAAAAATGCTGAAGGAATTCAAACCGGATGTTGTCATTGGTACAGGTGGATATGTGTGTGGACCTGTGGTATATGCAGCAACAAAACTGGGAATTCCGAGTATAATTCATGAACAGAACGCCATTCCTGGTCTGACGAACAAATTTTTGATGCGTTATGTGGACACGGTTGCCGTAAGCTTTGAAGGTTCTGAAAAATCGTTTTCCGGCGCAAAAAAGGTGATCTACACCGGTAATCCACGAGCGACTACGGTAGCCCAGGCTAGCCGTGATCGTGGTTTTGCCACGTTAGGTGTACCGATGAACAGCCGTGTTGTTCTTGTGGTTGGTGGCAGTCGCGGGGCAAAAGCAATCAATCAGGCCATGGTGGACATGGCTCCATTGCTGGAACAACTGGACGATGTACATGTCGTTTACGTGACAGGGGATACCTATTTTGATGAAACGCGTGAAGCCATTCGCAGCTCATTGGGTACGATGCCAAACCACCTGCATGTCCTGCCTTACGTGCATAATATGCCTGAGGTGCTTGCCTGCACATCCTTGATTGTAAACCGTGCAGGTGCATCATTCCTTGCGGAGATTACATCACTGGGTATTCCTTCGATCCTGATTCCGTCACCTAACGTGACTAATAATCATCAGGAAGCCAATGCACGCACGCTTGAAGGTGGAGGCGCATCACTCACGATGCTGGAGAAGGATCTTACAGGCAAAGCCCTGTATGAAGCCATCGCCAAGATTATGAATGATGAATCGGGACGCAAACGAATGGCTGAAGCCTCCCGGAAACTGGGGAAACCCGATGCAGCTGAAGTGCTTGTTCATGAAATTCAGCGTCTTGCTGCACGCCGATAA
- the murB gene encoding UDP-N-acetylmuramate dehydrogenase translates to MLQWISLLSQNNVGRVLENESLAKYTTWKIGGPADALVIPENKEQMMNLVQLLLTYQIPWMQLGRGSNMLVSDKGIRGVVVKPGEGFDYAEFHEGGVTAGAAHSFVKLSVVAAKKEWTGLEFGSGIPGTVGGAVYMNAGAHGSDVSRIFKFAEIVLETGELVRYSKEDMDFAYRHSVLHDRRGVVLEATFELQHGERNVISETMAAYKDRRRRTQPLQMACAGSVFRNPPGDHAARLIEAAGLKGMTQGGAQVSTMHANFIVNTGQATAEDVITLMQQIQSTISSQNGINLVPEVFVVGER, encoded by the coding sequence ATGCTTCAGTGGATATCGTTACTATCCCAGAATAATGTTGGCAGAGTTCTTGAAAACGAATCGCTAGCCAAATACACCACATGGAAGATCGGCGGTCCTGCGGATGCACTGGTCATTCCGGAGAATAAAGAGCAGATGATGAATCTCGTTCAATTGCTTCTCACCTATCAGATTCCGTGGATGCAACTTGGACGGGGCTCAAACATGCTGGTGTCAGACAAAGGAATACGTGGTGTTGTGGTGAAACCAGGCGAGGGCTTTGATTATGCCGAATTTCACGAAGGCGGTGTAACCGCCGGAGCGGCGCATTCTTTTGTTAAACTCAGTGTGGTTGCTGCCAAAAAGGAATGGACCGGTCTGGAATTCGGCAGCGGTATCCCCGGCACTGTCGGTGGAGCTGTGTACATGAATGCAGGCGCGCATGGATCGGATGTGTCACGGATATTCAAATTCGCTGAGATTGTACTGGAGACAGGGGAATTGGTACGTTACAGCAAGGAGGACATGGATTTTGCCTACCGCCACTCTGTTCTGCATGATCGGAGAGGCGTCGTGCTGGAAGCTACATTTGAACTCCAGCATGGAGAGCGCAACGTCATTTCGGAAACTATGGCGGCTTACAAAGATCGCCGGCGCCGCACACAGCCACTGCAGATGGCATGTGCAGGTAGTGTATTCCGAAATCCACCGGGTGATCATGCAGCCCGCCTGATTGAAGCAGCAGGGCTGAAAGGAATGACCCAGGGAGGCGCACAGGTATCCACCATGCATGCCAATTTCATTGTTAATACAGGCCAAGCAACAGCAGAGGACGTTATCACCCTAATGCAGCAGATACAGAGCACTATATCATCTCAAAACGGTATTAACCTGGTACCGGAAGTCTTCGTAGTGGGTGAGCGGTAA
- the murA gene encoding UDP-N-acetylglucosamine 1-carboxyvinyltransferase, protein MDKLVIEGGKPLSGSIRIHGAKNAALPIMAASLLADGEVTLHNVPHLLDIEVMLYILERLGCTCRHEQGTVTINTSSIRSYDVPEDLMKQMRSSIFLMGPLLAKFGQVSVYQPGGCAIGERKIDLHLRGLEALGALIEEQDQQIICHGHNLVGTDIHLDFPSVGATENIMMAAVMAKGTTTICNAAREPEIQDLQHFLNAMGASIIGAGTDTITINGVEKLKPCSYEIIPDRIVAGTVMIAAAATRGNVTLTHCNPAHLTSLIHVLKRTGVQITVCNDIMTVSCMSRPKSVDRIVTSPYPSFPTDLQSQIMVLLSLADGFSVMKETVFEGRFKHVDELNVMGADISVDLNAAFIRGVPRLYGATVEATDLRAGAALVIAGLAAQGKTVVEQVHHIDRGYDQIEKLFQSLGASVERQSPVSKQLDFAN, encoded by the coding sequence TTGGACAAATTGGTGATTGAAGGCGGGAAACCCCTCTCAGGATCCATACGCATCCATGGAGCAAAAAATGCCGCTTTACCGATTATGGCCGCAAGTTTGTTGGCAGATGGAGAAGTTACACTGCATAACGTTCCACACTTGCTGGACATTGAAGTGATGCTGTATATCCTGGAACGGCTTGGATGCACGTGTCGGCATGAACAGGGAACAGTGACGATTAATACCTCGTCTATCCGGTCATATGATGTGCCAGAAGATCTAATGAAGCAGATGCGCTCTTCCATTTTTTTGATGGGACCATTGCTGGCTAAGTTTGGGCAAGTGTCAGTGTATCAGCCAGGAGGCTGTGCCATTGGAGAACGCAAAATTGATCTTCACCTCCGGGGCCTGGAAGCGCTCGGAGCTTTGATTGAAGAGCAGGACCAACAGATCATCTGTCATGGGCACAATCTGGTGGGTACAGATATTCATTTGGATTTCCCGAGTGTGGGAGCGACCGAGAATATCATGATGGCAGCCGTTATGGCTAAAGGGACAACAACCATTTGCAACGCGGCAAGAGAACCTGAAATACAAGACCTGCAACACTTTTTGAATGCTATGGGTGCAAGCATTATTGGTGCAGGAACGGATACAATCACGATCAATGGCGTTGAGAAACTGAAGCCTTGTTCCTATGAGATTATACCGGATCGAATCGTTGCTGGAACCGTAATGATTGCAGCAGCAGCAACACGAGGCAATGTTACGCTTACACACTGCAATCCTGCTCATCTTACTTCACTTATACATGTATTGAAGCGCACTGGTGTTCAAATCACAGTCTGCAATGATATAATGACGGTGAGCTGTATGAGCCGTCCCAAATCAGTAGACCGTATTGTGACTTCTCCGTATCCTTCGTTTCCGACAGATTTGCAATCGCAAATCATGGTGCTGCTCAGTTTGGCAGACGGATTCAGCGTAATGAAGGAAACGGTATTCGAGGGCCGGTTCAAACATGTGGATGAACTGAATGTGATGGGGGCTGATATTTCAGTCGATCTGAACGCAGCATTTATCCGTGGTGTTCCCCGTCTGTACGGGGCTACAGTAGAAGCAACCGATCTTCGTGCAGGTGCAGCTCTAGTAATTGCTGGTCTGGCTGCTCAAGGCAAAACGGTTGTGGAGCAAGTGCATCATATTGACCGGGGCTACGATCAGATCGAGAAGTTATTCCAAAGTCTTGGAGCATCGGTTGAGCGACAGTCGCCCGTTTCGAAACAGTTGGATTTTGCCAATTAA
- a CDS encoding cell division protein FtsQ/DivIB yields the protein MPKSQIPVLKKNRPKGNTSRKIVIILLLLFIVLLAVLFFRSSMSRISAIEITGNVYTATSELLEKSGLKEGEQFFGTSTAEVIERLKTIKAISTVTVDKKFPGIIHIKVQEYATVAYELGSDGTLKAILASGTSLTVPATIGVAVEKPILTQWKADDPLKAKLSQTLAKIPNELTTDISEIIPNPTPSFPDQIRMYTKSQFEVITTVSLLSDKVEYLNQVIETERPGKITMLEADTYVPFIPDDPEDDAELGATP from the coding sequence ATGCCTAAAAGTCAAATTCCGGTTCTGAAGAAGAATCGACCAAAAGGAAACACAAGCCGCAAAATTGTAATTATTCTCTTATTATTATTTATTGTATTGCTCGCTGTATTATTCTTTCGTTCTTCCATGAGTCGGATTTCGGCAATTGAAATTACGGGTAATGTATATACAGCAACTTCAGAACTGCTGGAGAAAAGCGGGCTGAAAGAAGGCGAACAATTTTTTGGGACAAGTACTGCCGAGGTTATTGAGCGTCTCAAGACCATCAAGGCCATTTCCACCGTTACCGTGGACAAAAAGTTTCCAGGTATTATCCATATCAAGGTTCAGGAATATGCCACGGTTGCTTATGAGCTTGGTTCTGACGGTACGCTAAAAGCGATATTAGCCAGTGGGACAAGCTTGACGGTTCCGGCAACAATTGGTGTTGCTGTGGAGAAGCCCATATTGACCCAATGGAAGGCTGATGATCCACTCAAAGCCAAACTGAGCCAGACACTGGCTAAAATTCCGAATGAATTAACGACGGATATTTCGGAAATTATTCCGAATCCAACGCCTTCATTTCCGGATCAGATTCGGATGTATACCAAATCGCAGTTTGAAGTGATTACAACCGTCTCTCTTTTATCGGATAAAGTGGAGTATCTGAATCAGGTGATTGAGACCGAACGGCCTGGGAAAATCACCATGCTTGAGGCAGATACTTATGTCCCTTTCATCCCGGATGACCCGGAAGATGATGCTGAACTAGGAGCAACCCCCTGA